A window of the Narcine bancroftii isolate sNarBan1 chromosome 4, sNarBan1.hap1, whole genome shotgun sequence genome harbors these coding sequences:
- the LOC138761763 gene encoding gamma-crystallin S-1-like isoform X2 produces the protein MGKIIFYEDRNFQGRHYECNSDCPDLSPYFSRCNSIRVESDWWVLYERPNYMGYQYVLSRGEYPDYQHWIGFNDCVRSCRSFPQVRGSYRMRIYERPDFGGQMMEFMDDCPSVYDCFHYRDIHSCQVMDGYWIFYERPNYRGRQYFLKPGEYRRYSDWGGYNSTIGSFRHMRDF, from the exons ATGGGAAAG ATTATCTTCTACGAGGACAGGAACTTCCAGGGCCGGCACTACGAGTGCAACTCTGACTGTCCTGATCTGTCCCCTTACTTCAGCCGCTGTAACTCCATCCGTGTGGAGAGTGACTGGTGGGTGCTGTACGAGAGGCCCAACTACATGGGATACCAGTATGTCCTGAGCAGGGGAGAGTATCCTGACTACCAGCACTGGATAGGGTTCAATGACTGCGTCAGGTCCTGCCGCAGCTTCCCACAGGTGA GGGGCTCCTACAGGATGAGGATTTATGAGAGGCCTGACTTTGGAGGACAGATGATGGAATTCATGGATGACTGTCCCTCCGTCTACGATTGTTTCCATTACCGTGACATCCACTCCTGCCAGGTGATGGATGGTTACTGGATCTTCTATGAACGGCCCAACTACAGAGGCCGTCAGTACTTCCTGAAACCTGGTGAATACAGGAGATACAGTGACTGGGGCGGCTACAACTCCACCATTGGGTCCTTCAGGCACATGAGGGACTTCTAG
- the LOC138761763 gene encoding gamma-crystallin S-1-like isoform X1 yields MGKIIFYEDRNFQGRHYECNSDCPDLSPYFSRCNSIRVESDWWVLYERPNYMGYQYVLSRGEYPDYQHWIGFNDCVRSCRSFPQVSFNYCLFLFQYRGGSYRMRIYERPDFGGQMMEFMDDCPSVYDCFHYRDIHSCQVMDGYWIFYERPNYRGRQYFLKPGEYRRYSDWGGYNSTIGSFRHMRDF; encoded by the exons ATGGGAAAG ATTATCTTCTACGAGGACAGGAACTTCCAGGGCCGGCACTACGAGTGCAACTCTGACTGTCCTGATCTGTCCCCTTACTTCAGCCGCTGTAACTCCATCCGTGTGGAGAGTGACTGGTGGGTGCTGTACGAGAGGCCCAACTACATGGGATACCAGTATGTCCTGAGCAGGGGAGAGTATCCTGACTACCAGCACTGGATAGGGTTCAATGACTGCGTCAGGTCCTGCCGCAGCTTCCCACAGGTGAGTTTCAATTA CTGCCTTTTTCTATTCCAGTACCGAGGGGGCTCCTACAGGATGAGGATTTATGAGAGGCCTGACTTTGGAGGACAGATGATGGAATTCATGGATGACTGTCCCTCCGTCTACGATTGTTTCCATTACCGTGACATCCACTCCTGCCAGGTGATGGATGGTTACTGGATCTTCTATGAACGGCCCAACTACAGAGGCCGTCAGTACTTCCTGAAACCTGGTGAATACAGGAGATACAGTGACTGGGGCGGCTACAACTCCACCATTGGGTCCTTCAGGCACATGAGGGACTTCTAG